One window from the genome of Clarias gariepinus isolate MV-2021 ecotype Netherlands chromosome 15, CGAR_prim_01v2, whole genome shotgun sequence encodes:
- the tead1b gene encoding transcriptional enhancer factor TEF-1 isoform X5, producing MSMDQTVKDKALQSMASMSSAQIVSATAIHNKLGLPGIPRPAFPGAAGLWQGMISTGQPGSSQDIKPFAQQAYPIQPTVTTAISSYESTAAPAPTVPAWQGRSIGTSKLRLVEFSAFLEQQREPDSYNKHLFVHIGQTNHSYSDALLESVDIRQIYDKFPEKKGGLKELFGKGPQNSFFLIKFWADLNCNVQEETGAFYGVTSQYESPENMTITCSTKVCSFGKQVVEKVETEYARFENGRFVYRISRSPMCEYMINFIHKLKHLPEKYMMNSVLENFTILLVVTNRDTQETLLCMACVFEVSNSEHGAQHHIYRLVKE from the exons ATGAGCATG GATCAGACCGTGAAGGACAAAGCCCTCCAGAGCATGGCATCCATGTCCTCGGCACAGATCGTCTCAGCTACGGCTATCCACAACAAGCTGGGCTTGCCAGGCATCCCTCGACCCGCCTTCCCCGGAGCGGCTGGG CTTTGGCAGGGCATGATATCTACGGGACAGCCAGGATCCTCACAAGA CATCAAGCCCTTTGCGCAGCAGGCGTACCCTATCCAGCCCACCGTCACAACAGCAATTTCAA GTTACGAGTCCACAGCAGCACCAGCACCCACAGTACCAGCGTGGCAGGGCCGCTCCATTGGAACCAGCAAGCTCAGGCTGGTCGAGTTCTCGGCTTTTCTGGAGCAGCAGAGGGAGCCGGACTCG TACAATAAGCACCTATTTGTACACATCGGACAGACAAATCACTCCTACAGCGATGCCCTGCTGGAGTCGGTGGACATCCGTCAAATTTATGACAAATTCCCAGAGAAGAAAGGAGGGCTGAAAGAGCTTTTTGGCAAAGGACCACAGAATTCCTTCTTCCTCATAAAGTTCTGG GCTGACTTGAACTGCAACGTTCAGGAGGAAACCGGGGCCTTTTATGGCGTCACCAGCCAGTACGAGAGCCCGGAGAACATGACCATCACCTGCTCCACTAAAGTCTGCTCATTTGGCAAGCAGGTGGTGGAGAAAGTTGAG ACGGAATACGCTCGTTTTGAAAACGGCCGCTTCGTGTACCGGATAAGCCGCTCTCCCATGTGCGAATACATGATCAACTTCATCCACAAGCTCAAACACCTTCCCGAGAAGTACATGATGAACAGCGTGCTGGAGAACTTCACTATCCTATTG GTGGTCACAAACAGAGACACACAGGAGACCCTGCTGTGCATGGCGTGTGTGTTTGAGGTGTCGAACAGCGAGCACGGAGCTCAGCATCACATCTACAGACTGGTGAAAGAATGA